From a single Tursiops truncatus isolate mTurTru1 chromosome 20, mTurTru1.mat.Y, whole genome shotgun sequence genomic region:
- the SLC25A35 gene encoding solute carrier family 25 member 35: protein MDFLMSGLAACGACLFTNPLEVVKTRMQLQGELQAPGTYRRHYRNVFHAFITIGKVDGLAALQKGLAPALLYQFLMNGIRLGTYGLAEAGGCLHTAEGTLSPVRSAAAGALAGVMGAYLGSPIYMVKTHLQAQAATEIAVGHQYNHQGMFQALIKIGQKYGLVGLWRGALGGLPRVIVGSSTQLCTFSSTKDLVTQWEIFPPQSWKVALVAAMVSSIAVVLAMTPFDVVSTRLYNQPTDAQGKGLMYRGLLDALLQTARIEGIWGMYKGIGASYFRLGPHTILSLFFWDQLRTLYYVYTK from the exons ATGGACTTCTTGATGAGCGGCCTGGCAGCCTGTGGGGCCTGTTTGTTCACCAATCCCCTGGAGGTGGTGAAGACCAGAATGCAGCTGCAGGGAGAACTTCAGGCCCCCGGGACCTACCGACGACACTACCGAAACGTCTTCCATGCCTTCATCACCATCGGCAAGGTGGACGGCCTGGCAGCCCTGCAGAagggcctggcccctgccctcttATACCAGTTCCTGATGAACGGCATCCGGCTGGGCACCTACGGGCTGGCTGAAGCTGGGGGCTGCCTGCACACAGCTGAAGGCACCCTGAGCCCTGTCCGCAGCGCAGCAGCTGGGGCCCTGGCTGGGGTCATGGGAGCCTACTTGGGGAGCCCCATCTACATG GTGAAGACACACCTACAGGCACAGGCAGCCACAGAAATTGCTGTGGGGCACCAGTATAACCACCAG GGCATGTTTCAGGCGCTAATCAAGATTGGCCAGAAATATGGTCTGGTGGGGTTGTGGCGTGGGGCCCTGGGCGGCCTGCCCCGAGTTATCGTCGGTTCCTCCACCCAGCTGTGCACCTTCTCGTCCACCAAGGACCTCGTGACCCAGTGGGAG ATATTTCCACCCCAGAGCTGGAAGGTGGCTCTGGTGGCCGCCATGGTGAGTAGCATTGCGGTGGTCCTGGCCATGACACCCTTTGACGTGGTCAGCACAAGGCTCTACAACCAGCCCACAGATGCTCAGGGCAAG GGCCTCATGTACCGGGGCTTGCTGGATGCTCTGCTGCAGACAGCTCGGATAGAGGGCATTTGGGGCATGTACAAGGGTATAGGTGCCTCCTACTTCCGCCTCGGCCCCCACaccatcctctccctcttcttctgggaccagcTGCGCACACTCTACTACGTGTATACCAAATAA
- the RANGRF gene encoding ran guanine nucleotide release factor isoform X2, which produces MEPTRDYPLFGGAFSATLPPGAIDVSDLRPVPDNQEVFCHRVTDQSLILELLELQAHVQGEEAARYHFEDVGGVQEARVVQVEAVQPLLLENLALRGCCQEAWILSGKQQVAKYVTLYQALLRLPQYQTDFLLTFNQPPPENRSSLGPENLSLPPWSLGDFEQLVTSLTLHDPNIFGPQ; this is translated from the exons ATGGAGCCCACGCGAGACTACCCACTGTTCGGGGGCGCCTTCTCCGCCACTCTCCCTCCGGGGGCCATCGACGTAAG CGACCTTCGACCGGTCCCGGACAATCAAGAAGTTTTCTGTCATCGCGTGACAGACCAGAGCCTGATCCTGGAACTTCTGGAGCTGCAGGCCCACGTGCAGGGCGAAGAGGCAGCGCG GTACCATTTTGAGGACGTTGGCGGGGTGCAGGAGGCTAGGGTTGTGCAAGTGGAGGCTGTGCAGCCCCTCCTTTTGGAGAACCTGGCCCTGAGGGGCTGCTGTCAAGAAGCCTGGATCCTCTCTGGCAAGCAGCAG GTAGCAAAGTATGTGACACTGTACCAGGCCTTGCTGCGGCTGCCCCAGTACCAGACTGATTTCCTGCTCACCTTCAATCAGCCCCC CCCTGAGAATAGGTCATCTCTTGGCCCTGAAAATCTGTCGCTTCCGCCCTGGAGCCTGGGTGACTTTGAACAGTTGGTGACCAGTCTGACCCTTCACGATCCCAACATCTTTGGTCCCCAGTAA
- the RANGRF gene encoding ran guanine nucleotide release factor isoform X1: MEPTRDYPLFGGAFSATLPPGAIDVSDLRPVPDNQEVFCHRVTDQSLILELLELQAHVQGEEAARYHFEDVGGVQEARVVQVEAVQPLLLENLALRGCCQEAWILSGKQQVAKENQQVAKYVTLYQALLRLPQYQTDFLLTFNQPPPENRSSLGPENLSLPPWSLGDFEQLVTSLTLHDPNIFGPQ, from the exons ATGGAGCCCACGCGAGACTACCCACTGTTCGGGGGCGCCTTCTCCGCCACTCTCCCTCCGGGGGCCATCGACGTAAG CGACCTTCGACCGGTCCCGGACAATCAAGAAGTTTTCTGTCATCGCGTGACAGACCAGAGCCTGATCCTGGAACTTCTGGAGCTGCAGGCCCACGTGCAGGGCGAAGAGGCAGCGCG GTACCATTTTGAGGACGTTGGCGGGGTGCAGGAGGCTAGGGTTGTGCAAGTGGAGGCTGTGCAGCCCCTCCTTTTGGAGAACCTGGCCCTGAGGGGCTGCTGTCAAGAAGCCTGGATCCTCTCTGGCAAGCAGCAGGTAGCTAAAGAAAACCAGCAG GTAGCAAAGTATGTGACACTGTACCAGGCCTTGCTGCGGCTGCCCCAGTACCAGACTGATTTCCTGCTCACCTTCAATCAGCCCCC CCCTGAGAATAGGTCATCTCTTGGCCCTGAAAATCTGTCGCTTCCGCCCTGGAGCCTGGGTGACTTTGAACAGTTGGTGACCAGTCTGACCCTTCACGATCCCAACATCTTTGGTCCCCAGTAA
- the RANGRF gene encoding ran guanine nucleotide release factor isoform X3 — MEPTRDYPLFGGAFSATLPPGAIDVSDLRPVPDNQEVFCHRVTDQSLILELLELQAHVQGEEAARYHFEDVGGVQEARVVQVEAVQPLLLENLALRGCCQEAWILSGKQQVAKENQQP, encoded by the exons ATGGAGCCCACGCGAGACTACCCACTGTTCGGGGGCGCCTTCTCCGCCACTCTCCCTCCGGGGGCCATCGACGTAAG CGACCTTCGACCGGTCCCGGACAATCAAGAAGTTTTCTGTCATCGCGTGACAGACCAGAGCCTGATCCTGGAACTTCTGGAGCTGCAGGCCCACGTGCAGGGCGAAGAGGCAGCGCG GTACCATTTTGAGGACGTTGGCGGGGTGCAGGAGGCTAGGGTTGTGCAAGTGGAGGCTGTGCAGCCCCTCCTTTTGGAGAACCTGGCCCTGAGGGGCTGCTGTCAAGAAGCCTGGATCCTCTCTGGCAAGCAGCAGGTAGCTAAAGAAAACCAGCAG CCCTGA